Proteins encoded within one genomic window of Haloarchaeobius salinus:
- a CDS encoding type II toxin-antitoxin system death-on-curing family toxin, with the protein MTDDIAYPSVDLVIDLHAQVVEEGDATEPGVRSDEAIESALQYVSEGFFDQVPGTIHEKAVHLMRLLVADHPFVDGNKRTALRTVVVFYMLNEYRFEYGDEIRALLHRFATAEADVDTETAVVYFRSCARRNS; encoded by the coding sequence GTGACCGACGACATCGCGTATCCCTCCGTCGACCTCGTCATCGATCTTCACGCACAGGTCGTCGAGGAAGGCGATGCAACGGAACCGGGTGTTCGGTCGGACGAAGCGATTGAATCCGCACTCCAGTACGTTTCGGAGGGCTTCTTCGACCAAGTGCCTGGGACAATCCACGAGAAAGCAGTCCACCTGATGCGGCTTCTCGTCGCTGACCATCCATTCGTCGACGGTAACAAGCGGACTGCGCTCCGTACAGTGGTCGTCTTCTACATGCTGAACGAGTACAGATTCGAGTACGGCGACGAGATTCGCGCATTACTGCATAGGTTTGCGACTGCTGAAGCCGATGTCGACACGGAAACAGCGG